Proteins encoded within one genomic window of Pongo abelii mitochondrion, complete genome:
- the ND4L gene encoding NADH dehydrogenase subunit 4L produces the protein MPLIYMNITLAFTMSLLGMLVYRSHLMSSLLCLEGMMLSLFIMITLMTLNTHSLLANIMPITMLVFAACEAAVGLALLASISNTYGLDYVNNLNLLQC, from the coding sequence ATGCCCCTTATCTACATAAATATCACACTAGCATTCACCATATCACTCCTAGGCATACTAGTCTACCGCTCACACCTAATATCTTCTCTACTATGTCTAGAAGGAATAATATTATCATTGTTCATTATAATTACTCTCATAACCCTCAACACCCACTCTCTCCTAGCTAACATCATACCCATCACCATGCTAGTCTTCGCTGCCTGCGAAGCAGCAGTAGGCCTCGCCCTACTAGCCTCAATCTCCAATACATACGGCCTAGACTACGTCAACAACCTAAACCTACTTCAATGCTAA
- the ND3 gene encoding NADH dehydrogenase subunit 3 (TAA stop codon is completed by the addition of 3' A residues to the mRNA) has translation MNFVLALTVNTLLALLLMTITFWLPQLYPYMEKSDPYECGFDPAYPARIPFSMKFFLVAITFLLFDLEIALLLPLPWALQTTNLPLMTTSSLMLIIILALGLTYEWSQKGLDWAE, from the coding sequence ATTAACTTCGTCCTAGCTCTAACAGTCAACACCCTCCTAGCCCTGCTACTAATAACCATCACATTCTGACTACCACAACTCTACCCCTACATAGAAAAATCCGACCCATACGAATGTGGATTTGACCCCGCATACCCCGCTCGCATTCCTTTCTCCATAAAATTTTTCTTAGTAGCCATCACCTTCCTACTATTCGACCTAGAAATCGCCCTGCTACTACCCCTGCCATGGGCCCTACAAACAACCAACTTACCACTAATAACTACATCATCACTTATATTAATTATCATCCTAGCCCTAGGCCTAACTTACGAATGATCACAAAAAGGATTAGACTGAGCCGAAT